AGCGCAGCCAATTGGCGTACGTTTCCGTTGCGGAGTGCGTTCCGGCGTAGATGATGCCGGTTCCTTGGATTTTGTGGAGATGCTCAGCTAACCAGACCATTTTCTGGTCCTCGTTCTCGACCTCGATGACGAATTGCCGCAAGTTGGGCCGCATCAGGTTTCCACGCAGGGAGGTGATCTTCTCGCGGATTTGGCTGATGATGTCTGCCTCCACCATCGGCGTTGCGGTGGCCGTCACGGCAAGCACCGGAAAGTGCTCGGGCAGCATGTTGACCAAATCAACAATGCGACGGTAAGATGGCCGGAAATCGTGGCCCCAAGTCGAAATACAATGCGCTTCGTCGATGACCACCATGGCCATCTTGAGTTGCCTAGCTTCGTAGAGCCAATTCCCGATTTCGAGTCGTTCCGGGGCGATATAGAGGATTTTGAGGTTGCCGGCTCGCGCCGCCTCCATGATCCTGCGGTTTTCGTCGGGCGACTGACTCGAATTGAGACATTCCGCCGCAATGCCGCGCGCCTTGAGTTTGCCCACTTGATCACGCATCAACGCGATCAACGGCGAAAATACGATGGTAAGTCCAGCCATTTGTGTTGCTGGAAACTGGTAACAGAGTGATTTGCCAAAGCCTGTCTTCTCGATCAAGAGCACCCGCTCCCCCCTCAAAACCCGCTCGATCACTTCCCACTGCCGCTCATGAAACCGCTCCAAGCCAAATACAGCCCGAAGACGCTTCTCCGCTTCTTCTCTGATCATTGCTTTCTCCTTCCTTTGCTAAAAAGAACGGTTGATTCTCATGGCAAAGATAGGAAAAAGTTAGTAAATGCAAACAAATACAGAAAAGAATTAGCAAAATGTTTCAAAAGCAAGCACTGTTGCGCTGAGCCTGACGCTACATTCGCTCCGCAATCGCCAAAATGTGGCCGTCCCAATCCGCAAAATACGCCACCGAATGCCCCCAATTTCTCGGAGCCAATTCGCTTACAACGACAGCTCCGGCTTCCGTGGCGCGTTGGCAATAGGTTGAAGCATTCTCCACCAACAAATACAATTCGCATCGTGGAATGCCCTGACCATCAAAAGGATGTGGCGTCGTCGGCGTGATGATTTTTGCAATTCCATTCGCAGGCATCAAACCCAACTTGCATCCTGGCCCAAGGTCAAATTCGGTCATGCCAGGCACGTCCAGACTTGGATTTTGGTCCAAGATGGCGGCGTAGAAATCACGGCTAAGCTGCTGATCCTGAACGAAGAGGATGAATTCGGCTTCCATACACATTGCCATCTTAAACCCAAAACGAAAAGTCGTAATAGGCCATGTGGCGATCAATGTTCTTGATAAAAGCTTCCAGCGTCATCGAGTAAGTTACCCTCGTGGCGAGTTCCTTAAAAAAG
The sequence above is drawn from the Bacteroidota bacterium genome and encodes:
- a CDS encoding lactoylglutathione lyase; translated protein: MEAEFILFVQDQQLSRDFYAAILDQNPSLDVPGMTEFDLGPGCKLGLMPANGIAKIITPTTPHPFDGQGIPRCELYLLVENASTYCQRATEAGAVVVSELAPRNWGHSVAYFADWDGHILAIAERM